From the Candidatus Methylomirabilota bacterium genome, one window contains:
- a CDS encoding transposase: MLHGVIRERLDEFLPAAADRADGAGLPEFIARDFRKFLTCGVLAHGFARVPCVRCAFEHLLPFSAVQRFGGGLNLNVHFHTLALDGVFVRSPAGRLAFHPACGPSDAEVAKVLGTGRADPLAEASFALAGIVGASVQARVALGARAGAPVRRVGDGVRQARGGAGGPRHAHLEGFDLHANVWVGAHDRARLEQVCRYVLRPPLAEDRLRLLGDGRVRLELKRPWSDGTTYLLFEPVEFLEKLAALTPRPEINLVLYHGVLAPGARWRPEVVAYRRAESDGATGPSAAAGRAGPGGWGGERPRYWTWAALMRRAFDLDVLRCPRCAGRMQLIATIDDPAVIQKILARLGLPGTREDPRPPLPLTAAGAEQPTLPGVTV; the protein is encoded by the coding sequence GTGCTCCACGGGGTCATCCGGGAGCGCCTGGATGAGTTCCTGCCCGCCGCCGCCGATCGGGCAGACGGCGCCGGCCTGCCCGAGTTTATCGCGCGGGACTTTCGTAAGTTCCTGACCTGCGGGGTGCTGGCCCACGGTTTTGCCCGGGTGCCCTGCGTGCGTTGCGCATTTGAGCACCTGCTGCCGTTTTCCGCCGTGCAGCGCTTCGGCGGCGGGCTCAACCTGAACGTGCACTTTCACACGCTGGCCCTCGACGGGGTGTTCGTCCGGTCCCCGGCCGGGCGGCTTGCCTTCCACCCAGCGTGTGGGCCGAGCGACGCCGAGGTGGCGAAGGTGCTCGGCACGGGCCGAGCGGATCCGCTCGCCGAAGCCTCCTTCGCGCTCGCCGGCATCGTGGGCGCCTCCGTGCAGGCGCGCGTGGCCCTGGGCGCCCGGGCGGGAGCGCCGGTGCGCCGGGTGGGCGACGGGGTGCGCCAAGCGCGCGGCGGTGCGGGTGGCCCGCGCCACGCGCACCTGGAGGGATTCGATCTGCACGCGAACGTGTGGGTGGGGGCCCACGACCGGGCCCGGTTGGAGCAGGTGTGTCGCTACGTGCTGAGGCCGCCGCTGGCCGAAGATCGGCTCCGGCTCCTTGGCGACGGCCGTGTGCGGCTGGAGCTCAAGCGCCCCTGGAGCGACGGGACGACGTATCTGCTCTTCGAGCCGGTGGAGTTTCTCGAGAAGCTGGCGGCCCTGACGCCGCGGCCCGAGATCAACCTGGTTCTCTATCACGGCGTGCTGGCCCCCGGCGCGCGCTGGCGGCCGGAGGTCGTCGCCTATCGCCGTGCGGAGAGTGATGGGGCAACAGGTCCGAGCGCGGCAGCGGGGAGGGCGGGGCCGGGAGGTTGGGGCGGCGAGCGGCCCCGCTACTGGACGTGGGCGGCGCTGATGCGACGGGCCTTCGACCTCGACGTCCTGCGCTGTCCGCGCTGCGCCGGGCGGATGCAGCTGATCGCAACGATCGACGACCCCGCCGTGATTCAGAAGATTCTCGCCCGCCTTGGCCTCCCGGGCACGCGGGAGGATCCACGGCCGCCGTTGCCCCTGACCGCGGCAGGAGCCGAGCAGCCGACACTTCCCGGCGTGACCGTCTAG
- a CDS encoding redoxin domain-containing protein codes for MLRYGYEAPAFSLPSTSGRDISLAEFKGASDVVLLFYCYDWGNI; via the coding sequence ATGCTGCGCTACGGCTACGAGGCTCCGGCGTTCTCCCTTCCCTCGACGAGCGGCCGCGACATCTCGCTGGCCGAGTTCAAGGGCGCGTCCGACGTCGTGCTGCTCTTCTACTGCTACGACTGGGGGAACATCTGA
- a CDS encoding LLM class flavin-dependent oxidoreductase yields the protein MGVTRKPALSLAAAPGRRRATIEVAQRFEKEGFAGIYCPSFGDGLGLCEALALETKEIQFGTSIANIYSRHPHDYAATAAFIHEVSGGRFRFGIGVSHGPTLARLKVSAGKPLEDMRRFVAELGAGAKQAGALPPIVLATLRQKMVALAGEIAQGAVWANAARSHMAASLSQLPAAARSDPGFFVGNMLPTCIDNDKSAAAAVNRRTLISYVKLPNYQNYWIEAGFEDEMLAIRKAIAAGEEDRIPSLMSDRWLSEVTLYGSAAEVRDGIEAWYAAGVNTPIVVPSSTKGGQMVALQELIELYR from the coding sequence GTGGGCGTGACGCGCAAGCCCGCGCTTAGCCTGGCCGCCGCGCCGGGGCGGCGGCGCGCCACCATCGAGGTCGCCCAGCGCTTCGAGAAGGAGGGCTTCGCCGGCATCTACTGCCCGAGCTTCGGCGACGGCCTGGGGCTCTGCGAGGCGCTGGCGCTCGAGACCAAGGAGATCCAATTCGGGACGTCCATCGCCAACATCTACTCGCGCCATCCCCACGACTACGCGGCCACCGCCGCGTTCATCCACGAGGTCTCAGGCGGGCGCTTCCGCTTCGGGATCGGCGTCAGCCACGGGCCTACCCTAGCCCGACTCAAGGTGAGCGCCGGCAAGCCCCTCGAGGACATGCGCCGCTTCGTCGCCGAGCTCGGCGCCGGCGCCAAGCAGGCGGGCGCGCTGCCTCCCATCGTGCTGGCGACGCTCAGGCAAAAGATGGTCGCCCTGGCCGGCGAGATCGCCCAGGGCGCGGTGTGGGCCAACGCGGCGCGCTCTCACATGGCCGCGTCGCTCAGCCAGCTCCCGGCCGCCGCGCGCAGCGACCCCGGCTTCTTCGTCGGCAACATGCTGCCGACCTGCATCGACAACGACAAGTCCGCGGCCGCGGCCGTCAACCGGCGGACACTGATAAGCTACGTCAAGCTCCCCAACTACCAGAACTACTGGATCGAGGCCGGCTTCGAGGACGAGATGCTGGCGATCCGGAAGGCCATCGCCGCCGGCGAGGAAGACCGCATTCCCTCGCTGATGTCCGACCGCTGGCTGTCCGAGGTCACGCTGTACGGCAGCGCCGCGGAGGTGCGCGATGGCATCGAGGCCTGGTACGCGGCGGGCGTCAACACCCCGATCGTCGTGCCGTCCTCCACGAAGGGCGGCCAGATGGTCGCCCTCCAGGAGCTCATCGAGCTGTACCGCTGA
- a CDS encoding nitroreductase family protein, with amino-acid sequence MNIERLKMPLGEAMFTQRSMRKLRPDPIPDEDIRLILEAAVKAPNGGNHQTGRFLVVTDRQKIREFGALYREAWWAKRKDDHGWTGPQDVPPGEKNYASAMGLADAMKEVPCIVFALTEPTGGATSVIPACQNLMLAAHALGIGSLPTTLHATVMDRFRALFAIPKELTFHFCIPLGYPAVKYGPSRRKPIEETTSWNSWKGRVPWA; translated from the coding sequence ATGAACATTGAGCGTCTGAAGATGCCTCTCGGCGAAGCCATGTTCACCCAGCGCTCGATGCGGAAGCTCCGGCCCGACCCAATCCCGGACGAGGACATCCGCCTGATCCTCGAGGCCGCGGTCAAGGCACCCAACGGCGGCAACCACCAGACCGGGCGCTTCCTCGTGGTCACCGACCGGCAGAAGATCCGCGAGTTCGGCGCGCTCTACCGGGAGGCATGGTGGGCCAAGCGGAAGGACGACCACGGCTGGACCGGGCCCCAGGACGTCCCGCCGGGGGAGAAGAACTATGCCTCTGCCATGGGGCTCGCCGATGCAATGAAGGAGGTCCCCTGCATCGTCTTCGCGCTCACGGAGCCGACCGGCGGAGCCACGTCGGTCATCCCGGCCTGCCAGAACCTCATGCTGGCGGCCCACGCGCTGGGGATCGGCTCGCTCCCGACGACGCTCCACGCCACGGTCATGGACCGCTTCCGCGCGCTCTTCGCCATCCCGAAGGAGCTGACCTTCCACTTCTGCATCCCGCTCGGCTATCCGGCCGTCAAGTACGGGCCGAGCCGGCGCAAGCCCATCGAGGAGACCACCTCGTGGAATAGCTGGAAGGGACGCGTGCCGTGGGCGTGA
- a CDS encoding ABC transporter substrate-binding protein: MIFAIGLLAALLAIATPAWAQQTVRIGTTPAVTFVVLYGAEHLGYFKAEGITPQFADFEGGAEVTTAMVGGSIDFAGTYVERPMILAEKGFGSKNLLAILNRNPIFLVLRKNLPATDVKGLKGTKLGMTRAGSATDLALRALLRDSGLEPDRDVAVIAVGSSTSAAAALRAGQIDGFMGGEPGGAVIVHQLKIGRYFIEPLRDQGPKFLQYMTFPTLQASDRYIQANPQIVERVVRAVVKTQKRLREDPEAGVRVAQKIFPTLDVELIRGIIALQRASYLPAITEEAMRTVNQFQKQAGVVKSDFAYDKMVAVQFKPLWDQ; this comes from the coding sequence GTGATCTTCGCGATCGGGCTGCTCGCCGCTCTGCTCGCGATCGCGACGCCCGCGTGGGCCCAGCAGACGGTCAGGATCGGCACCACGCCGGCCGTCACCTTCGTCGTCCTCTACGGCGCCGAGCATCTCGGCTACTTCAAGGCCGAAGGCATCACGCCCCAGTTCGCGGACTTCGAGGGCGGCGCCGAGGTGACGACGGCAATGGTCGGCGGCTCCATCGACTTCGCCGGCACCTACGTCGAGCGTCCGATGATCCTGGCCGAGAAGGGCTTCGGATCCAAGAACCTCCTCGCCATCCTCAACCGGAACCCGATCTTCCTGGTGCTTCGAAAGAACCTGCCGGCCACCGACGTGAAGGGGCTCAAGGGCACCAAGCTCGGCATGACGCGCGCCGGGAGCGCCACCGACCTGGCGCTCCGCGCGCTCCTGAGGGACTCGGGGCTCGAGCCGGACCGCGACGTGGCCGTCATCGCGGTCGGCAGCTCGACCTCGGCCGCGGCCGCGCTCCGCGCAGGGCAAATCGACGGTTTCATGGGCGGCGAGCCCGGCGGCGCCGTCATCGTCCACCAGCTCAAGATCGGCCGGTATTTCATCGAGCCCCTGCGCGACCAGGGACCGAAGTTCCTCCAGTACATGACCTTCCCGACGTTGCAGGCAAGCGACCGCTACATCCAGGCCAATCCGCAGATCGTCGAGCGCGTGGTGCGCGCCGTGGTCAAGACGCAGAAGCGCCTGCGGGAGGATCCCGAGGCGGGTGTGCGGGTGGCGCAGAAGATCTTCCCCACGCTTGACGTCGAGCTGATCCGCGGCATCATCGCTCTCCAGCGGGCTTCGTACCTCCCGGCCATCACCGAAGAGGCGATGCGCACCGTCAACCAGTTCCAGAAGCAGGCGGGCGTGGTGAAGAGCGATTTCGCCTACGACAAGATGGTGGCCGTCCAGTTCAAGCCGCTCTGGGATCAGTAA